One part of the Chryseobacterium sp. 7 genome encodes these proteins:
- a CDS encoding DNA-deoxyinosine glycosylase, whose translation MQNRISSFPPLIDTQSEILILGSIPGVKSLEKQQYYAHPQNKFWKIIFELLNEEFTDDYVQRIEIIKKYHIALWDVIDSCERKGSLDSEIKNEEANQIAELLEEHPNVKAIFCNGGKSYKNLQKLLGKNYKLPIFLLPSTSPLHTVSFEKKLEEWKRILEFLV comes from the coding sequence ATGCAAAACCGTATTTCTTCATTTCCACCTCTTATTGATACCCAATCTGAAATTTTAATTTTAGGATCAATTCCCGGAGTGAAATCATTAGAAAAACAGCAATATTATGCCCACCCGCAAAACAAATTCTGGAAAATTATTTTTGAACTGCTGAACGAAGAATTCACCGACGATTACGTTCAACGAATTGAAATCATAAAGAAGTATCACATTGCTCTGTGGGATGTCATTGATTCCTGCGAAAGAAAAGGAAGTCTGGATTCTGAAATCAAAAATGAAGAAGCCAATCAGATTGCTGAGCTGTTGGAGGAACATCCAAACGTTAAAGCTATTTTCTGCAACGGCGGGAAATCCTACAAAAACTTACAAAAACTGCTTGGGAAAAATTATAAACTGCCCATTTTTTTATTGCCGTCTACAAGTCCGCTTCATACCGTTTCCTTTGAGAAGAAGCTGGAAGAATGGAAGAGAATTCTGGAGTTTTTGGTTTGA